One Molothrus ater isolate BHLD 08-10-18 breed brown headed cowbird chromosome 13, BPBGC_Mater_1.1, whole genome shotgun sequence DNA window includes the following coding sequences:
- the UNC45A gene encoding protein unc-45 homolog A isoform X2 produces MEESVTAEQLRARGNALFQAGDHAAALAAYTEALSLSEAPSERAVLHRNRAACYLKLEDYTKAEADATKAIAVDGRDVKALFRRSQALQQLGRMDQAVSDLQRCLSLEPRNKAFQEALRALGSSMHEKMKALSCTDSKVEQMFQILLDLEEKDVDKKQKAAQNLIVLAREEAGAEKIFQSDGVRLLMQLLDTAKADLMLAALRTLVGLCSGHRSRTTAILAELGAPRLAAVLGVEHEQVSLAACNLLHVMFDSLKEGLQKDFRGKEDAVVLDSSKDLKLLIKHLLELLVLEGASAHGRDNALNLLIKVVPRKSPKETNNSLSLWVIDQGLKKILEVGSTVCGSSGSLPVTENSRMSTSVLLSKLYEDLKCDAERENFHRLCEDYVRSWFEGHELPGKLRAIQTVSCLLQGPSDAGNRVLELEGIMDSVLSLCASVCEAHQLVAVEALIHAADKAKRASFITANGVNLLKEIYKHSERDSIRIRALVGLCKLGSAGGTDFSMKQFAEGSTMKLAKQCRKCQGGVCGGQGSNAGHVPAGQGAYQELWDGHPGTREMCWSSYDHEEPDPQMLELAKYAKQHIPEQHPKDKPEFVKRRVRKLLTAGVVSALACMVKSENPALTSSCRELISRVFLALVEEAEDRGGVVAQGGGKALIPLSLEGTEVGQTKAAQALAKITITSNPEMAFPGERIYEVVRPLVSLLHLQRTGLENFEGLMALTNLAGISERLRQKILKERAVPMIEGYMFEEHELIRLAATECMCNMAMSKEVQEMFLAEGSDRLKLMVLYSGEEDEKLQRAASGTLAMLTTLHPPICKRIPQVTVHWLEILQALLLSPSAELQHRGAVVVMNMMAAAREVAEQLIASEMLEILSVLAKDKDKPRVAQAAQESLAHAVAYGLIKPNPGLA; encoded by the exons ATGGAGGAGTCG GTGACGGCGGAGCAGCTTCGGGCGCGGGGTAACGCGCTGTTCCAGGCGGGGGATCACGCAGCCGCCCTCGCTGCCTACACGGAGGCTCTGAGCCTGAGCGAGGCCCCGTCGGAGCGCGCCGTGCTGCACCGCAACCGGGCCGCGTGTTACCTGAAGCTG GAGGATTACACCAAGGCAGAGGCTGATGCCACCAAAG CCATTGCCGTGGACGGGCGGGACGTGAAGGCGCTGTTCCGCCGCAGCCAGgcgctgcagcagctgggccgcATGGACCAGGCCGTCAGCGACCTGCAGCGCTGCCTCAGCCTGGAGCCCCGCAACAAGGCCTTCCAGGAGGCCCTGcgtgccctgggcagcagcatgCACGAGAAG ATGAAGGCCTTGTCCTGCACGGACTCAAAAGTAGAGCAGATGTTCCAGATCTTGCTGGATCTCGAAGAAAAGGATGTGGACAAGAAGCAGAAA gctgcacAGAACCTGATCGTGCTGGCACGAgaagaggctggagcagagaagaTCTTCCAGAGTGACGGTGTGCGGCTGCTGATGCAGCTGCTGGACACGGCCAAGGCTGACCTGATGCTGGCAGCCCTGCGCACGctggtggggctgtgctccGGCCACCGCTCTCGT ACCACGGCCATCCTGGCGGAACTGGGGGCTCCCCGTCTCGCGGCGGTGCTGGGTGTGGAGCACGAGCAGGTGTCCCTGGCTGCCTGTAACCTGCTGCACGTGATGTTCGACTCCCTGAAGGAGGGGCTGCAGAAAGACTTCCGTGGGAAGGAGGATGCAGTGGTGCTGG ATTCCTCCAAGGACCTGAAATTGCTGATCAAGCACCTCCTGGAGCTGCTAGTGCTGGAAGGGGCCTCAGCACATGGCCGTGACAACGCCCTCAACCTGCTCATCAAGGTGGTGCCCAGGAAGTCACCAAAGGAGACCAACAACAGCCTGAGCCTCTGGGTGATTGATCAAG GCCTGAAGAAAATCCTGGAGGTGGGCAGCACAGTGTGTGGCAGCTCGGGCAGCCTGCCCGTGACAGAGAACAGCCGGATGAGCACCTCTGTTCTGCTGAGCAAACTGTATGAGGACCTGAAGTGCGATGCCGAGAGGGAAAACTTCCACCGTCTGTGTGAGGACTATGTGAG GAGCTGGTTCGAGGGGCACGAGCTGCCGGGAAAGCTGCGGGCCATTCAGACAGTGTCGTGCCTGCTGCAGGGTCCCTCAGATGCAGGGAAcagggtgctggagctggaaggcATCATGGACAGCGTGCTGTCCCTCTGCGCCTCTGTCTGCGAGGCACACCAGCTGGTGGCCGTGGAGGCGCTGATCCACGCGGCCGACAAGGCCAAGCGCGCCTCCTTCATCACGGCCAACGGCGTCAACCTGCTCAAGGAGATCTACAAGCACAGCGAGAGGGACAGCATCCGCATCCGTGCCCTTGTG GGGCTCTGCAAGCTGGGATCTGCCGGAGGCACGGACTTCAGCATGAAGCAGTTTGCCGAGGGATCCACCATGAAGCTGGCCAAGCAGTGCCGCAA ATGTCAAGGAGGAGTTTGTGGAGGACAAGGCAGCAATGCAGGCCATGTTCCAGCTGGCCAAGGTGCATACCAAGAGCTGTGGGATGGGCACCCTGGCACCAGGGAaatgtgctggagcag CTATGACCACGAGGAGCCGGACCCACAGATGCTGGAGCTGGCCAAGTATGCCAAGCAGCACATCCCGGAGCAGCACCCCAAG gacAAGCCCGAGTTTGTGAAGCGGCGCGTGCGGAAGCTGCTGACGGCCGGCGTGGTGTCGGCCCTGGCCTGCATGGTGAAGAGCGAGAACCCGGCGCTCACCAGCTCCTGCCGGGAGCTCATCTCCAG AGTGTTCCTGGCACTGGTGGAGGAGGCAGAAGACCGGGGTGGTGTGGTTGCTCAGGGAGGAGGCAAG GCTCTGAtcccactgtccctggagggcACTGAGGTGGGGCAGACCAAGGCAGCGCAGGCCCTAGCAAAGATCACCATCACGTCGAACCCGGAGAtggcattccctggggagcgg ATCTATGAGGTGGTGCGGCCCCTGGTCAGCCTCCTGCACTTGCAGCGCACGGGCCTGGAGAACTTTGAGGGGCTGATGGCCTTGACCAACCTGGCTGGCATCAGCGAGAGGCTGCG GCAGAAGATCCTGAAAGAGCGGGCTGTGCCCATGATCGAGGGCTACATGTTTGAGGAGCACGAGCTGATCCGGCTAGCCGCAACTGAGTGCATGTGCAACATGGCCATGAGCAAGGAG GTGCAGGAGATGTTCCTGGCTGAGGGCAGCGACCGGCTGAAGCTGATGGTCCTATACAGTGGGGAGGAGGATGAGAAGCTGCAGCGGGCAGCCTCGGGGACCCTGGCCATGCTGACTACCCTGCATCCCCCCATTTGCAAGCGGATTCCCCAGGTG ACGGTGCACTGGCTGGAGatcctgcaggccctgctgctgagccccagtGCGGAGCTGCAGCACCGTGGCGCCGTGGTGGTGATGAACATGATGGCAGCTGCTCGGGAGGTGGCCGAGCAGCTCATTGCCAGCGAGATGCTGGAGATCCTCTCGGTGCTTGCCAAGGACAAGGACAAGCCGCGGGTGGCGCAGGCGGCCCAGGAGAGCCTGGCACACGCAGTGGCTTACGGGCTCATCAAGCCCAACCCCGGCCTCGCCTGA
- the UNC45A gene encoding protein unc-45 homolog A isoform X1, with the protein MEESVTAEQLRARGNALFQAGDHAAALAAYTEALSLSEAPSERAVLHRNRAACYLKLEDYTKAEADATKAIAVDGRDVKALFRRSQALQQLGRMDQAVSDLQRCLSLEPRNKAFQEALRALGSSMHEKMKALSCTDSKVEQMFQILLDLEEKDVDKKQKAAQNLIVLAREEAGAEKIFQSDGVRLLMQLLDTAKADLMLAALRTLVGLCSGHRSRTTAILAELGAPRLAAVLGVEHEQVSLAACNLLHVMFDSLKEGLQKDFRGKEDAVVLDSSKDLKLLIKHLLELLVLEGASAHGRDNALNLLIKVVPRKSPKETNNSLSLWVIDQGLKKILEVGSTVCGSSGSLPVTENSRMSTSVLLSKLYEDLKCDAERENFHRLCEDYVRSWFEGHELPGKLRAIQTVSCLLQGPSDAGNRVLELEGIMDSVLSLCASVCEAHQLVAVEALIHAADKAKRASFITANGVNLLKEIYKHSERDSIRIRALVGLCKLGSAGGTDFSMKQFAEGSTMKLAKQCRKWLCNEAIDAGTRRWAVEGLAYLTFDADVKEEFVEDKAAMQAMFQLAKSEDRSVLYAVASTLVNCTNSYDHEEPDPQMLELAKYAKQHIPEQHPKDKPEFVKRRVRKLLTAGVVSALACMVKSENPALTSSCRELISRVFLALVEEAEDRGGVVAQGGGKALIPLSLEGTEVGQTKAAQALAKITITSNPEMAFPGERIYEVVRPLVSLLHLQRTGLENFEGLMALTNLAGISERLRQKILKERAVPMIEGYMFEEHELIRLAATECMCNMAMSKEVQEMFLAEGSDRLKLMVLYSGEEDEKLQRAASGTLAMLTTLHPPICKRIPQVTVHWLEILQALLLSPSAELQHRGAVVVMNMMAAAREVAEQLIASEMLEILSVLAKDKDKPRVAQAAQESLAHAVAYGLIKPNPGLA; encoded by the exons ATGGAGGAGTCG GTGACGGCGGAGCAGCTTCGGGCGCGGGGTAACGCGCTGTTCCAGGCGGGGGATCACGCAGCCGCCCTCGCTGCCTACACGGAGGCTCTGAGCCTGAGCGAGGCCCCGTCGGAGCGCGCCGTGCTGCACCGCAACCGGGCCGCGTGTTACCTGAAGCTG GAGGATTACACCAAGGCAGAGGCTGATGCCACCAAAG CCATTGCCGTGGACGGGCGGGACGTGAAGGCGCTGTTCCGCCGCAGCCAGgcgctgcagcagctgggccgcATGGACCAGGCCGTCAGCGACCTGCAGCGCTGCCTCAGCCTGGAGCCCCGCAACAAGGCCTTCCAGGAGGCCCTGcgtgccctgggcagcagcatgCACGAGAAG ATGAAGGCCTTGTCCTGCACGGACTCAAAAGTAGAGCAGATGTTCCAGATCTTGCTGGATCTCGAAGAAAAGGATGTGGACAAGAAGCAGAAA gctgcacAGAACCTGATCGTGCTGGCACGAgaagaggctggagcagagaagaTCTTCCAGAGTGACGGTGTGCGGCTGCTGATGCAGCTGCTGGACACGGCCAAGGCTGACCTGATGCTGGCAGCCCTGCGCACGctggtggggctgtgctccGGCCACCGCTCTCGT ACCACGGCCATCCTGGCGGAACTGGGGGCTCCCCGTCTCGCGGCGGTGCTGGGTGTGGAGCACGAGCAGGTGTCCCTGGCTGCCTGTAACCTGCTGCACGTGATGTTCGACTCCCTGAAGGAGGGGCTGCAGAAAGACTTCCGTGGGAAGGAGGATGCAGTGGTGCTGG ATTCCTCCAAGGACCTGAAATTGCTGATCAAGCACCTCCTGGAGCTGCTAGTGCTGGAAGGGGCCTCAGCACATGGCCGTGACAACGCCCTCAACCTGCTCATCAAGGTGGTGCCCAGGAAGTCACCAAAGGAGACCAACAACAGCCTGAGCCTCTGGGTGATTGATCAAG GCCTGAAGAAAATCCTGGAGGTGGGCAGCACAGTGTGTGGCAGCTCGGGCAGCCTGCCCGTGACAGAGAACAGCCGGATGAGCACCTCTGTTCTGCTGAGCAAACTGTATGAGGACCTGAAGTGCGATGCCGAGAGGGAAAACTTCCACCGTCTGTGTGAGGACTATGTGAG GAGCTGGTTCGAGGGGCACGAGCTGCCGGGAAAGCTGCGGGCCATTCAGACAGTGTCGTGCCTGCTGCAGGGTCCCTCAGATGCAGGGAAcagggtgctggagctggaaggcATCATGGACAGCGTGCTGTCCCTCTGCGCCTCTGTCTGCGAGGCACACCAGCTGGTGGCCGTGGAGGCGCTGATCCACGCGGCCGACAAGGCCAAGCGCGCCTCCTTCATCACGGCCAACGGCGTCAACCTGCTCAAGGAGATCTACAAGCACAGCGAGAGGGACAGCATCCGCATCCGTGCCCTTGTG GGGCTCTGCAAGCTGGGATCTGCCGGAGGCACGGACTTCAGCATGAAGCAGTTTGCCGAGGGATCCACCATGAAGCTGGCCAAGCAGTGCCGCAA GTGGCTCTGCAACGAGGCCATCGATGCGGGCACGCGGCGCTGGGCTGTGGAGGGCCTGGCCTACCTCACCTTTGATGCAGATGTCAAGGAGGAGTTTGTGGAGGACAAGGCAGCAATGCAGGCCATGTTCCAGCTGGCCAAG TCAGAGGACAGGAGTGTGCTCTATGCTGTTGCCTCCACGCTGGTGAACTGTACCAACAGCTATGACCACGAGGAGCCGGACCCACAGATGCTGGAGCTGGCCAAGTATGCCAAGCAGCACATCCCGGAGCAGCACCCCAAG gacAAGCCCGAGTTTGTGAAGCGGCGCGTGCGGAAGCTGCTGACGGCCGGCGTGGTGTCGGCCCTGGCCTGCATGGTGAAGAGCGAGAACCCGGCGCTCACCAGCTCCTGCCGGGAGCTCATCTCCAG AGTGTTCCTGGCACTGGTGGAGGAGGCAGAAGACCGGGGTGGTGTGGTTGCTCAGGGAGGAGGCAAG GCTCTGAtcccactgtccctggagggcACTGAGGTGGGGCAGACCAAGGCAGCGCAGGCCCTAGCAAAGATCACCATCACGTCGAACCCGGAGAtggcattccctggggagcgg ATCTATGAGGTGGTGCGGCCCCTGGTCAGCCTCCTGCACTTGCAGCGCACGGGCCTGGAGAACTTTGAGGGGCTGATGGCCTTGACCAACCTGGCTGGCATCAGCGAGAGGCTGCG GCAGAAGATCCTGAAAGAGCGGGCTGTGCCCATGATCGAGGGCTACATGTTTGAGGAGCACGAGCTGATCCGGCTAGCCGCAACTGAGTGCATGTGCAACATGGCCATGAGCAAGGAG GTGCAGGAGATGTTCCTGGCTGAGGGCAGCGACCGGCTGAAGCTGATGGTCCTATACAGTGGGGAGGAGGATGAGAAGCTGCAGCGGGCAGCCTCGGGGACCCTGGCCATGCTGACTACCCTGCATCCCCCCATTTGCAAGCGGATTCCCCAGGTG ACGGTGCACTGGCTGGAGatcctgcaggccctgctgctgagccccagtGCGGAGCTGCAGCACCGTGGCGCCGTGGTGGTGATGAACATGATGGCAGCTGCTCGGGAGGTGGCCGAGCAGCTCATTGCCAGCGAGATGCTGGAGATCCTCTCGGTGCTTGCCAAGGACAAGGACAAGCCGCGGGTGGCGCAGGCGGCCCAGGAGAGCCTGGCACACGCAGTGGCTTACGGGCTCATCAAGCCCAACCCCGGCCTCGCCTGA
- the LOC118690779 gene encoding protein shisa-like-1, with protein sequence MLDGHLLQLLLTAALFPSILGTVLVQNLHLCEGYVGPDGRSHPGFYCPRLTDPPSHRYCCQPRLEALKSCCSQLALETLTGVNLSSLASPGLLRNPLALPFVGLYGLLVLVLMAIDLCHFYWSRRCRLRRLLPRGCCVPRGAPRGRPAGTRAPHGVPRVTRPGQGC encoded by the exons ATGCTGGATGggcacctgctccagctgctccttacCGCGGCTCTGTTCCCCAGCATCCTTGGGACAG TCCTGGTGCAGAACCTGCACCTCTGCGAGGGCTACGTGGGCCCTGATGGCCGCTCCCACCCCGGCTTCTACTGCCCGCGGCTGACGGATCCCCCCAGCCACCGCTactgctgccagccccgccTGGAGGCTCTCaagtcctgctgctctcagctggcCCTGGAAACCCTCACTGGAGTGAACCTGTCGAGCCTGGCTAGCCCCGGTCTGCTGcg GAACCCGCTGGCCCTGCCTTTCGTGGGGCTCTATGGGCTCCTCGTCCTCGTGCTTATGGCCATCGACCTCTGCCACTTCTACTGGAGCCGCCGGTGCCGCCTCCGCCGCCTGCTGCCCCGTGGCTGCTGCGTGCCCCGTGGAGCCCCGCGGGGGCGCCCGGCCGGCACCCGGGCTCCGCACGGTGTCCCCAGAGTGACACGGCCcggccagggctgctga